The genomic region GGTGCTTGTCGGTGGGGCTGAGGTTGTTGTGGAAGGTCAGCACCTCGTTGTTGTTGTACAGCAGCGCGCGCAGCGCGTCCGGGATGAAGCCCCAGGTCCCGCCCTCGGGCAGGGCGCTGCCGACCAGGTGCCGGTCCACCCCGGTCTCGCTGGCGAACCAGGCCCACCAGGTGCCGAAGTAGACCAGCACCGGCAGCACGGCCAGCGAGGCGAAGGCCGGGAACAGGTCCCGCGCGATGGTGCCCCGCCACGGCCGCCGCACCCCGGCCGCGCGGCGGGCGGTGACATCCCAGAACACGCACAGCGCGGCGAAGGCGGCCACGAAGAACAGCGCCGACCACTTCACCCCGACGCCCAGCCCGAGCAGCACCCCGCCGGCAAAGCGCCACCAGCGGAAACCCAGCCGCGGTCCGTAGTCGCTGACATTTGCCCAGCCCTCGCGGACCGCCACCGCCAGCCGGTTGCGCACGATGTCCCGGTCCACCAGCAGCGCGCCGAACCCGGCCACCACGAACAGGGTCAGGAAGATGTCCAGCATGCCGACCCTGGAGCCCACGTGGCTGACCCCGTCGGCGATCAGCAGCACCCCGGCCAGCGCGCCCAGCAGGGTGGAGCGGGTCAGCCGCCGGGCGATCCGCACGATCAGGATCACGCACACCGTGCCGGCCACCGCCGCGGTGAACCGCCAGCCCAGGCCGTTGTAGCCGAAGAGCCACTCGCCGATCGCGATCAGCTGCTTGCCCAGCGGCGGGTGCACGATCAGCCGGAAGCCGGGGTTGTCCTCGTAGCCGCCGTTGTGCAGCACCTGCCAGGCCTGCGGCACGTAGTGCTTCTCGTCGAAGATCGGCGTGCCCTTGTCAGTGGGGTGCGCCAGGTTCCAGAACCGCACCAGCCCGGCGATCACCGCCAGCGACAGCGTCACCAGCCAGCCGCGCAGCCGGTCGCTCGGCATCGGCGGCCCGAGCCGCTCGGCCGGGTCGCGCAGCACCGCCCCACCAGGCGGTTCGGGCGGCGGCGCCTGTTCGGCTGCCAGCCAGCCCTCGTCGGTCGGACGGCCGGCGGCGGGCGGCACCAGAACACTCACGCTGCCGATCGTAGGGTGAGCCGCATGAACGTCCCACCCGGATCGGGTCGATTGGTGCTCGCGGCCACGCCGCTCGGCGAGATCGGCGACGCCTCACCACGCCTGTCCGAGGCCCTGCGCAGCGCCGATGTCATCGCCGCCGAGGACACCCGCCGCCTGCGCAACCTGTGCGCCGCGCTCGGCGTCGAGCCCGCCGGGCGGGTGGTGAGCTTCTACGACCAGAACGAGGTGGGCCGCCTGCCCGGCCTGGTCGAGGCGGTCCGCGGCGGCGAGCGGGTCGTGCTGGTCACCGACGCTGGCATGCCCAGCGTCTCCGACCCCGGCTACCGGCTGGTCGCCGCCTGTGTGGCCGAGGACCTGCCGGTGACCTGCCTGCCGGGGCCCTCCGCGGTGACCACCGCGCTGGCCGTCTCCGGACTGCCCTGCGAGCGGTTCTGCTTCGAGGGCTTCCCGCCGCGCAAGTCCGGCGAGCGGCGGCGCTGGTTCACCCAGCTGGCCAGCGAGCAGCGCACCGCGGTCTTCTTCGAGGCCCCGCACCGGCTGGCGGCCTGCCTGGCCGACGCGGCCGAGGTGCTCGGCGACGACCGCCTGGCCGCGGTCTGCCGCGAGCTGACCAAGACCTACGAGGAGATCCGCCGCGGCAGCCTGGCCGAGCTGGCCGAGTGGGCGGCGGAGGGGGTGCGCGGGGAGGTCACCGTGGTGCTCGCCGGGGTCTCCGCCGACCAGGACGAGGTCGAGGTGACCGCGCTGGTGGAGGTGGTGGAGGAGCGGGTGCGCGGCGGCGCGCGCCTCAAGGACGCCACCGCCGCGGTCGCCGCCAGCACCGGGGTCAGCCGCAAGGCCCTCTACGACGCGGTGCTGCTGGCCAGGAAGTCCTGATCAGCCCAGGCAGACCTTGCGCACGTTGTCCAGGTTCTTGACCGTCTGCTTGGCCCAGTCGGCCAGGTTGACCACGCCGTCCACCTTCTCCTTGGCCAGCGAGGTGTAGTGGTCGGCCACCGTGGTCAGCGCGCCCTTGACGTCGGCCTCGGCCACGTTCTTGGTCAGGTCGATCAGCCGGTCGGCCTTCTCCTTGGCCTCGTTCCTGGTCTGCTGCGGGTCCGCCGGGTTCGGTTGCAGCGAGGCCAGGCTGATCGCCTCGGTGCAGACCTTGGCCTTGTCCGCGAACGCGCTCGCCTGCTGGCAGGCGCCGAGCAGGGCGATCGCGGGCACCGCGGTGAGCAGGAGCAGAGCCAGCCGAGGTGACCTGCGCATCGGAACCCCTCCAGTGATCAACGTGTGAGTGTGCCGCCCAGGCTAGGGAGATCGGCGGTCACCGTGCGTCGGTCCCGGGATTGACGCCGATCTCCTCCGCTGGGTGGACAACCCCGCCCGCGTACAGCCGTCGGATCACGTCGTCGATGGAGGGCTCGACCACCGAGATGTCGTGCACCGCGGCCCGCTCGGCCACCGCGGCGATCAGCGCGGGCGCGGTGATCCGGTCCCGCTGGAACACCAGGTGGTGCCGCCTGCCCTCGTTCTCCACCCTGGTCTGGGTCACCCCGGGCAGGCCGGTCAGCGGTTCGGTGGGCTGCTCCAGGTCGACCACCAGGGTGCGCTCGCCGACCGCCTCGGTGCGCAGGGTGGCCAGCGGCCCGTCGGCCAGCACCCGGCCGCGGTCGATGACCAGCAGCCTGCGGCAGAGCCGCTCGATGTCGTCCAGGTCGTGCGTGGTGAGCAGCAGGGTGACGCCGCGGGTGGCGTTGAGCTCGGCCAGGAACTCGCGCAGCCGCTCCTTGGACTCCAGGTCCAGCCCGATGGTCGGCTCGTCCAGCAC from Crossiella sp. CA-258035 harbors:
- a CDS encoding phospholipid carrier-dependent glycosyltransferase, with the protein product MPSDRLRGWLVTLSLAVIAGLVRFWNLAHPTDKGTPIFDEKHYVPQAWQVLHNGGYEDNPGFRLIVHPPLGKQLIAIGEWLFGYNGLGWRFTAAVAGTVCVILIVRIARRLTRSTLLGALAGVLLIADGVSHVGSRVGMLDIFLTLFVVAGFGALLVDRDIVRNRLAVAVREGWANVSDYGPRLGFRWWRFAGGVLLGLGVGVKWSALFFVAAFAALCVFWDVTARRAAGVRRPWRGTIARDLFPAFASLAVLPVLVYFGTWWAWFASETGVDRHLVGSALPEGGTWGFIPDALRALLYNNNEVLTFHNNLSPTDKHPYESKPWAWPMGLKPMLYYLESNGVVPGCGRTDCMAGVKLIGTPAMWWLAFPMLGWAVWRAFGKLDWRYAAVLVGYGAGWLPWFSNLDRQMYYFYATPMAPFMVLGLVLILGEVLGRADAGAERRKTGLLVVALYVGLVIANFIWLWPILNGDSVTPWRWQAEVWLPSWN
- the rsmI gene encoding 16S rRNA (cytidine(1402)-2'-O)-methyltransferase, which codes for MNVPPGSGRLVLAATPLGEIGDASPRLSEALRSADVIAAEDTRRLRNLCAALGVEPAGRVVSFYDQNEVGRLPGLVEAVRGGERVVLVTDAGMPSVSDPGYRLVAACVAEDLPVTCLPGPSAVTTALAVSGLPCERFCFEGFPPRKSGERRRWFTQLASEQRTAVFFEAPHRLAACLADAAEVLGDDRLAAVCRELTKTYEEIRRGSLAELAEWAAEGVRGEVTVVLAGVSADQDEVEVTALVEVVEERVRGGARLKDATAAVAASTGVSRKALYDAVLLARKS